Proteins encoded together in one Lutra lutra chromosome 4, mLutLut1.2, whole genome shotgun sequence window:
- the CLCA4 gene encoding LOW QUALITY PROTEIN: calcium-activated chloride channel regulator 4 (The sequence of the model RefSeq protein was modified relative to this genomic sequence to represent the inferred CDS: substituted 6 bases at 6 genomic stop codons) yields MGFLSFVFLLVLXLLQESNTSLVQLNNNGYEGIIFAIDPRVPENGKIIEQIXDTVTIASTYLFEATEKIFFFKNVSILIPINWKENPQYKRPKHESYKHVDVLVVPPTFPGRDEPYTRKFTAYEEKGEYIHFTPDFILGKKQNEHGPSDRLFVHEWAHLRWGVFDEYNEDAPFYSAKSKKIEATRYSTGMTGINRVYKCQGNSCTIRACRIDSKTKLYEKNCQFFPDKDQTEKASIMFMQGINSVVEFCNKENHNREAPSLQNKMCNSRSTWEVISNSEDFKNTTSLVVPPPPPVFSLLKIRERIVCLVLDKSGSMSGFNRLNQMNQATKHFLLQTIENGSWVGMVHFDSTANIKRNLIQMISSKERNNFLESLPTEANGGTSICAGIRSAFQVIREIYPQIDGSEIVLLTDGEDNTAKNCFDEVKQSGAIIHLIALGPSADQVVIEMSAITGGNHFYASDEAQNNSLIDAFGALASGNTDLSQQPLQLESMGLTLNNNLXMNGTVIIDGTVGKDTFFLITWTRQAPITSLWDPNGTPMRNFTVDAVSKMAYLSIPGIAEVGVWTYSLQAKAYPETXTITVNSQAANSSVPPITVNAKMNKDTNSFPSPMIAYAEVLQGNVLVLRAKVTASIESNNGKTEVLDLLDNGVGANSFKNDGVYSRCFIAYSENGRYSLKVRAHRGTNVATQYLRHPLTRAAHIPGWVVDGKIEGNPTRVEIDEDTQTALESFTRTASGGAFVIANVSKLPLPDLYPPSQITDLEATFEGDEISLTWTAPGDNFDVGKAEQYIIRISGHILDLRDNFDNALEVNTTDLLPNEANSKETFAFKSGNISEENTTHIFIAIQSVDXSNXRSKLSNIAQVALFIPQAEPGPDESHPNSRISISSLVLLVVGSVAIVSIIVSATICIIHKKKISRRPRTGF; encoded by the exons ATGGGGTTCTTAAGTTTTGTCTTCCTCTTAGTCTTATAGCTGCTGCAGGAGTCCAATACTTCCCTCGTTCAGCTGAATAACAATGGCTATGAAGGCATTATCTTTGCTATAGACCCTCGAGtgccagaaaatggaaaaataattgaaCAGATATAG GATACGGTGACTATAGCTTCTACCTACCTCTTTGAAgccacagaaaaaatattttttttcaaaaatgtatcaaTACTAATTCCTATCAACTGGAAGGAAAACCCACAATACAAGAGGCCAAAACATGAAAGCTACAAACAC gtTGATGTATTAGTTGTACCACCTACCTTCCCAGGTAGAGATGAACCATATACCAGGAAGTTCACAGCttatgaagaaaaaggagaatacaTTCATTTCACCCCTGACTTCAtccttggaaaaaaacaaaatgaacacgGACCATCAG ATAGACTGTTTGTCCATGAGTGGGCCCATCTCCGCTGGGGAGTGTTTGATGAATACAATGAAGATGCACCTTTCTACAGTGCTAAGTCAAAAAAAATCGAAGCAACAAG atattCCACAGGCATGACTGGTATAAACAGAGTTTATAAGTGTCAAGGAAACAGTTGTACAATTAGAGCATGCAGGATTGATTCTAAGACAAAACTGTATGAAAAAAATTGCCAATTCTTCCCTGATAAAGATCAAACTGAAAAGGCATCCATAATGTTCATGCAAGGTATTAATTCT GTTGTTGAATTCTGTAATAAAGAAAACCATAACAGAGAAGCTCCAAGCCTACAAAACAAAATGTGCAATTCCAGAAGTACATGGGAGGTGATTAGCAATtctgaggattttaaaaacacaacatcTTTGGTGGTACCACCCCCTCCACCTGTCTTCTCGCTGCTGAAGATCAGAGAAAGAATTGTGTGCTTAGTTCTTGATAAGTCTGGAAGCATGAGT GGTTTTAATCGCCTAAATCAAATGAATCAAGCAACAAAACATTTCCTGCTGCAGACCATTGAAAATGGATCCTGGGTGGGAATGGTGCACTTTGATAGTACTGCCAACATTAAAAGAAATCTAATCCAAATGATAAGCAGCAAGGAAAGAAACAACTTCTTGGAGAGCTTACCTACAGAAGCTAATGGAGGAACTTCCATCTGTGCTGGAATTAGATCAGCATTTCAG GTAATTAGAGAAATATACCCTCAAATAGATGGATCTGAAATTGTCTTGCTGACTGATGGAGAGGATAACACTGCAAAGAACTGTTTTGATGAAGTGAAACAAAGTGGGGCTATCATTCATTTGATTGCTTTGGGACCATCTGCTGATCAAGTCGTCATAGAGATGAGTGCTATAACAG GAGGAAACCATTTTTATGCTTCCGATGAAGCCCAGAACAACAGCCTCATTGATGCTTTCGGGGCTCTTGCATCAGGAAATACTGATCTTTCCCAACAGCCTCTTCAG cTTGAAAGTATGGGATTAACACTCAACAATAATCTTTAGATGAATGGCACTGTAATAATTGATGGCACTGTGGGAAAGGACACATTCTTTCTCATCACATGGACCAGACAGGCTCCTATTACTTCTCTCTGGGATCCAAATGGAACACCAATGAGAAATTTCACAGTGGATGCAGTTTCCAAAATGGCCTATCTCAGTATTCCAGGAATTGCAGAG GTGGGTGTTTGGACTTACAGTCTTCAAGCCAAAGCATACCCAGAAACATGAACTATTACAGTAAATTCTCAGGCAGCCAATTCTTCTGTGCCTCCAATCACAGTGAATGCTAAAATGAACAAAGACACAAACAGTTTTCCCAGCCCAATGATTGCCTATGCAGAAGTTCTACAAGGGAATGTTCTAGTTCTTAGAGCCAAAGTGACTGCTTCCATTGAATCAAATAATGGAAAAACGGAAGTTTTGGACCTTTTGGATAATGGTGTGG GTGCCAATTCTTTCAAGAATGATGGGGTGTACTCCAGATGTTTTATAGCTTATTCAGAAAACGGCAGATATAGCTTAAAAGTACGGGCTCACAGAGGGACAAATGTGGCTACACAATACTTAAGGCATCCACTGACTAGAGCTGCACATATACCAGGATGGGTAGTGGATG GAAAAATTGAAGGGAATCCAACAAGAGTTGAAATTGATGAGGATACTCAAACAGCCTTGGAGAGTTTCACTAGAACAGCATCTGGAGGTGCATTTGTGATTGCAAATGTTTCAAAACTTCCCTTGCCTGACCTGTACCCACCAAGTCAAATCACAGACCTTGAGGCCACCTTTGAGGGGGATGAGATCAGTCTAACATGGACAGCACCAGGAGATAATTTTGATGTTGGAAAAG ctgaaCAGTATATCATAAGAATAAGTGGACATATCCTAGACCTAAGAGACAATTTTGATAATGCTCTCGAAGTAAACACTACTGATCTGTTACCAAACGAGGCCAACTCCAAAGAAACCTTTGCATTTAAATCAGGAAATATCTCAGAAGAAAATACAACTCACATATTTATTGCCATTCAAAGTGTGGATTAAAGCAATTAGAGATCTAAACTATCCAACATTGCACAAGTAGCTTTATTTATTCCTCAGGCAGAACCTGGTCCTGATGAAAGTCATCCTAATTCCAGAATTAGCATTTCTTCTTTGGTGTTGTTAGTGGTTGGATCTGTGGCAATTGTTAGTATTATTGTAAGTGCCACCATTTGTATcatacacaagaaaaaaatttcaagaagacctagaacaggattttaa
- the LOC125099177 gene encoding nascent polypeptide-associated complex subunit alpha-like, with protein sequence MPGEATETVPATEQELPQPQAETGSGTESDSDESVPELEEQDSTQATTQQAQLAAAAKIDEEPVSKAKQSRSEKKARKAMSKLGLRQVTGVTRVTIRKSKNILFVITKPDVYKSPASDTYIVLGEAKIEDLSQQAQLAAAEKFKVQGEAVSNIQENTQTPTVQEESEEEEVDETGVEVKDIELVMSQANVSRAKAVRALKNNSNDIVNAIMELTM encoded by the coding sequence ATGCCTGGTGAAGCCACAGAAACCGTCCCTGCTACAGAGCAGGAGTTGCCACAGCCCCAGGCTGAGACAGGGTCTGGAACAGAATCTGACAGTGATGAATCAGTACCAGAGCTTGAGGAACAGGATTCCACACAGGCAACCACACAGCAAGCCCAGCTGGCAGCAGCCGCTAAAATTGACGAAGAACCAGTCAGTAAAGCAAAACAGAGCCGGAGTGAAAAGAAGGCACGGAAGGCTATGTCCAAACTGGGTCTTCGACAGGTTACAGGGGTTACAAGAGTCACTATCCGGAAATCTAAGAATATCCTCTTTGTCATCACAAAACCAGATGTCTACAAGAGCCCAGCTTCAGATACCTACATAGTTTTGGGGGAAGCCAAGATCGAGGATTTATCTCAGCAAGCACAACTGGCAGCTGCTGAGAAATTCAAAGTTCAAGGTGAAGCTGTCTCAAACATTCAAGAAAACACACAGACTCCAACTGTACAAGAGGAGAGTGAAGAGGAAGAGGTTGATGAAACCGGTGTAGAGGTTAAGGACATAGAATTGGTCATGTCACAAGCAAATGTGTCAAGAGCAAAGGCAGTCCGAGCCCTGAAGAACAACAGTAATGACATTGTAAATGCTATTATGGAATTAACAATGTAA